In Perca fluviatilis chromosome 11, GENO_Pfluv_1.0, whole genome shotgun sequence, the following proteins share a genomic window:
- the ifi30 gene encoding gamma-interferon-inducible lysosomal thiol reductase has product MKALLLLVLTVWLNVQFGGCALSSSCSHPPSEWCSSLDSAVQCGVLKQCLESNFTRSRQTADPVEVGLYYESLCPGCRMFLTQILIPTWILLNDIMSVTLVPYGNAQEKPDGQKYIYECQHGERECLGNMIETCIMNMTNAAYQIIFCMESSADVVKAGESCVNLYSPQLSWDSVMKCVKGDVGNQLMHQNALKTQALKPPHQYVPWVTINGVHTEDLQNKAMNSLFTLVCGMYKGTKPVACGGGQTHYRSYCHNE; this is encoded by the exons ATGAAGGCGCTTCTGCTGCTGGTTTTAACTGTTTGGTTAAATGTTCAGTTCGGCGGTTGCGCGCTCTCCTCTTCATGTTCCCATCCTCCATCAGAGTGGTGCTCGTCTCTCGACTCAGCTGTCCAGTGTGGG GTTTTGAAGCAGTGCCTTGAGTCCAACTTCACCAGGTCCCGTCAGACAGCAGATCCAGTGGAGGTGGGGCTGTACTATGAGAGTCTGTGTCCCGGCTGCAGAATGTTTCTCACTCAGATTCTCATACCCACCTGGATCTTGCTGAACGATATAATGTCTGTAACTCTGGTGCCCTACGGCAATGCACAG GAGAAACCTGACGGACAGAAGTACATTTATGAGTGCCAGCATGGAGAACGGGAATGTCTGGGCAACATGATTGAG ACTTGTATAATGAACATGACAAACGCTGCTTACCAGATCATCTTCTGTATGGAATCCTCCGCCGATGTCGTCAAAGCAGGCGAGAGT TGCGTGAACCTCTACAGCCCTCAGTTGAGCTGGGACAGCGTCATGAAGTGTGTGAAAGGGGATGTGGGAAACCAGCTGATGCATCAGAATGCCTTGAAGACCCAAGCCCTGAAGCCTCCCCACCAATATGTGCCCTGGGTGACCATTAATGGG GTGCACACAGAAGACCTGCAGAACAAGGCCATGAATTCTCTGTTCACTCTGGTCTGCGGCATGTACAAG GGCACCAAGCCTGTGGCCTGCGGGGGGGGCCAGACACACTACAGAAGCTACTGCCACAATGAGTGA